The proteins below come from a single Eucalyptus grandis isolate ANBG69807.140 chromosome 3, ASM1654582v1, whole genome shotgun sequence genomic window:
- the LOC104438008 gene encoding DEAD-box ATP-dependent RNA helicase 17 isoform X2, giving the protein MEPLVYEILQKLLHRFHWIVPGYIMGGENRSKEKARLRKGISILVATPGRLLDHLKNTSSFVRMNLQWIVFDEADRILELGFGKEIEDILNILGSKQSDSTGEKTGASRDAGFQRQNLLLSATLNEKVNHLANISLKDPVLIGLDEKKLQLHPSPQKVGSSGSDIDEELEFPGEREMSLTSNYNLPSQLVQRYVKVPCGSRLAVLLSILKHLFEREASHKIVVFFSTCDAVDFHYTLISEFVWSPHSQEKEVKSKFLRCKTFRLHGNMKQEDRRITFQSFKTEKSALLVSTDVAARGLDFPKVKCIIQYDSPGEATEYVHRVGRTARLDERGEALLFLQPAEMDYLQDLEKHGVSLAEYPMLKVLDSFPLYGQKLHVKNFVLLDLHPWVLALQKGLELFISAKARIHTLAKSAYCSWVRAFAAHRGELKRIFMVKKLHLGHVAKSFALKEQPSLVGQSFQKQAKKRKRDQRLKGLSKRRKVSRKT; this is encoded by the exons GTTTATGAAATCCTGCAGAAGCTGTTGCACCGGTTTCATTGGATTGTCCCTGGTTATATTATGGGCGGTGAAAACAGGTCGAAGGAGAAAGCAAGGCTGCGGAAAG GGATATCCATTCTCGTGGCGACGCCTGGACGCCTTCTCGATCACTTGAAGAATACATCATCATTTGTTCGTATGAATTTGCAATGGATAGTTTTTGATGAAGCAGATAG AATTTTGGAGCTGGGATTTGGGAAAGAAATAGAGGACATATTAAACATACTGGGGTCAAAGCAAAGTGATTCTACTGGCGAGAAAACTGGAGCTTCAAGGGATGCTGGATTTCAGAGGCAAAATTTACTATTGTCTGCCACCTTAAATGAGAAAGTAAATCATCTTGCTAATATTAGCTTAAAAGATCCTGTTCTAATTGGTCTTGATGAGAAGAAGCTGCAACTACATCCATCACCTCAAAAAGTAGGATCTTCAGGATCTGACATTGATGAAGAATTGGAATTTCCCGGTGAAAGAGAAATGTCACTGACGAGCAACTACAATCTTCCGTCGCAATTAGTTCAGAGATATGTGAAAG TACCTTGTGGTTCCCGGCTTGCAGTACTTCTGTCCATTTTGAAGCACCTTTTTGAGAGAGAAGCCTCACATAAG ATTGTGGTATTCTTTTCAACATGTGATGCAGTAGACTTCCATTACACATTGATCAGTGAATTTGTGTGGTCTCCGCATTCACAAGAAAAGGAAGTCAAGAGCAAGTTCTTGAGGTGCAAAACATTTCGTTTACATGGCAATATGAAGCAGGAGGATAGAAGAATAACATTTCAGTCCTTTAAGACAGAGAAATCGGCTCTCCTTGTGTCTACGGATGTAGCTGCTAGAGGCTTAGATTTCCCAAAAGTCAAATGTATAATACAGTACGATTCTCCTGGAGAGGCTACTGAATATGTGCATAG GGTTGGCAGAACTGCCCGTTTAGATGAAAGAGGGGAAGCTCTCTTGTTCTTGCAACCGGCtgaaatggattatttacaggACTTGGAGAAGCATGGTGTAAGTTTGGCAGAATATCCCATGTTGAAGGTGTTGGATAGTTTCCCATTGTACGGCCAGAAGCTCCATGTCaagaattttgttttattggatTTACATCCTTGGGTGCTAGCTCTGCAAAAGGGACTTGAGCTCTTTATTTCAGCCAAG GCAAGAATACATACACTTGCCAAGAGTGCATATTGCTCTTGGGTCCGTGCATTTGCAGCCCATCGAGGGGAGCTCAAGAGAATTTTTATGGTGAAGAAACTTCACCTGGGCCATGTTGCAAAGAGCTTTGCCCTGAAAGAACAGCCATCTTTAGTGGGGCAATCATTCCAGAAGCaagcaaagaagagaaaacgaGATCAAAGGCTGAAGGGCTTGTCCAAAAGGAGGAAGGTCAGCAGGAAAACATGA